The proteins below are encoded in one region of Apium graveolens cultivar Ventura chromosome 4, ASM990537v1, whole genome shotgun sequence:
- the LOC141719431 gene encoding protein FAR1-RELATED SEQUENCE 5-like, whose translation MIITDLDKIRVNQDSFCGDSSRIGSDVGISVVTDVSSTESESSSKNYTISPGVFESVDQGYQFYNTYARLDGFSVRKTTEKLDDADTVLLKHFVCSCEWFNNPKDDPKLLKKRRSVTRRCGCKAKMVLKYMVPNKYFVYCFVVHHNHPLTCEKGRHFLRSSREMTTSLRNICYNGAKDKSKSFYYAYDVDSDGRLTKLFWADSIGRRNFELYGDAISFDAIFDTNRYSLIFAPFTGVDKHDRCVTFASCLLSHESVADYSWAFGHLVKAMGRNHVLIIIDQCPAMKVSVRDVFSNVNGLVRSKHRLCMWHIMEKFPVKLGNRLYKETNFMEKMKTYIWLSIIETEEFESGCERGIKEFNLQNNKWLQDMYAIKASWIPAFFRNEPMFGLLRTTSRSESENSFFGQFHKQGDTLCEFWLRFESAMDKQMNETVRLDHESKSSLSTTLSKWFIEVH comes from the exons ATGATTATAACTGATTTGGATAAAATTAGAGTTAATCAAG ATTCGTTTTGCGGAGATTCTTCTAGGATTGGCAGTGATGTTGGTATCAGTGTTGTTACTGATGTTTCTTCAACAGAAAGTGAAAGTAGTTCGAAAAATTATACTATATCTCCTGGT GTTTTTGAGAGTGTAGATCAAGGTTATCAGTTTTATAATACTTATGCTCGTTTAGATGGTTTTAGCGTTCGCAAAACAACTGAAAAGCTAGATGATGCCGATACTGTTTTGTTGAAACATTTTGTTTGTAGTTGTGAATGGTTCAATAATCCTAAGGATGATCCAAAACTTTTGAAGAAGAGACGTTCTGTTACTCGTAGATGTGGATGTAAAGCAAAGATGGTTTTGAAGTATATGGTTCCGAATAAATATTTTGTGTACTGCTTTGTTGTGCATCACAATCATCCTTTGACATGTGAAAAAGGTCGTCATTTTTTGCGATCTAGTCGTGAGATGACTACTAGTTTGAGGAATATCTGTTATAATGGTGCAAAG GATAAATCTAAATCTTTCTATTATGCTTATGATGTTGATTCTGATGGTCGTCTCACAAAGCTATTTTGGGCTGATTCTATTGGTCGTAGGAATTTTGAATTGTATGGTGATGCAATATCATTTGATGCAATATTTGATACAAATAG GTATAGTTTGATTTTTGCACCATTTACTGGCGTTGACAAACACGATAGATGTGTAACTTTTGCATCATGTCTTCTTTCACATGAGAGTGTTGCTGATTACAGTTGGGCTTTTGGTCATCTTGTAAAGGCAATGGGAAGGAATCATGTTTTGATTATTATTGATCAATGTCCTGCTATGAAGGTGTCTGTGCGTGATGTATTTTCTAATGTTAACGGTCTTGTTCGTAGTAAGCATCGTTTATGCATGTGGCATATTATGGAGAAATTCCCAGTTAAG CTTGGTAATCGATTATACAAGGAGACAAACTTCATGGAGAAAATGaaaacttatatctggttatcTATTATTGAAACTGAAGAGTTTGAGAGCGGATGTGAGAGAGGTATAAAAGAATTTAATTTACAAAATAATAAGTGGTTGCAAGATATGTATGCTATAAAGGCTTCATGGATTCCTGCATTTTTTAGAAATGAGCCAATGTTTGGGTTGCTAAGAACTACTTCAAGATCTGAGAGTGAAAACTCATTTTTTGGGCAGTTTCATAAACAAGGAGATAcgttatgtgaattttggttgcgTTTTGAGAGTGCAATGGACAAGCAAATGAATGAGACAGTTAGACTAGATCATGAGTCAAAGTCAAGTCTTTCTACGACATTGTCAAAGTGGTTTATAGAAGTTCATTAG